In the Moraxella osloensis genome, AAATTACAAAACGGTATTGCCAAAGCCATGCGTTGGTTGCCCAGTGCGTTTTTTACCGATATGGCAGATGAAAATGAAGATTTACCGATTGATTCCTACATCAATCAAGGTGATATTGATGAGGTGATGAGCAAAAAAGCGCATAAAGTCCAAGCGTACCACAAAAAAAGGGCATTGGATGAAGTATGGTTGTTGATTCATACCAATGAACAGCAAGAAAAGGGCTTATTAATTTTTGACACAAATGAAGCCTTGCATCACGGTAGTGAATTTAATCGCGTATTTTTAACCTTATATCCCACCACAACATTGTTACAAGTTGCTAAATAAAAAAGGCTAAATCTACATTTAGCCTTTTCTATGCTTAAAAATTTCATTTAATCATCGAGTTGTTCCATGACATCATCAGTAAAGTTGACATTGGTATAGACTTCTTGTACATCGTCCAAATCTTCAAGCATATCAATCATTTTCATGATTTTTTTAGCATCTTCGACATCAGTGACATCCGCCATGGTTGAAGGAGACATAGTCACTTCTGCATTGTCGGATTTTAAACCGGCTTTTTCTAAGGCATCCATCACCTCACCGAAATTCTCTGGCTCAGTGACCACTGTGATACTATCACCATTATTTTCAATATCGGTTGCACCGGCTTCAAGTGCGACTTCCATGATAGTATCTTCTAGCGACACATCATCAAAGGTAATTTCACCGCGTTTGCTAAACATATAAGCCACTGAGCCTGATGTACCCAAATTGCCACCATTTTTGCTAAAAGCGTGACGCACTTCGCCAACGGTACGGTTGAGGTTATCCGTCATGGTCTCGACAATCACCGCAACACCGCCCAAGCCATAGCCTTCATAGGTGATTTCTTGCATGTTGTCATTGTCACCGCCGCCTGCACCACGTTCAATCGCCCGTTTTACCGTGTCTTTGGTCATATTAACTGAGTTGGCTTTTTCCACCGCCGCACGCAAACGCGGGTTACTTGCTGGGTCTGGGTCGCCTTGTTTGGCAGCGGAGACCAGCTCACGAATGATTTTGGTAAAGACTTTACCTTTTGCCGCATCTTGTTTGGCTTTACGGTGTTTGATGTTTGCCCACTTGGAATGTCCGGCCATGAGTGTATCCTTTATCTAACTATCTAACGTAACAATCTGATTTTCAAAATTTTGCGTGCGCTATTATAAACGAGCAACCCCGATTTTTGATAGGGGTTGCGCCTATGTCATCGCAGGAAATGTTATTGAAAGTTAAAATCAAACCTAAGGGCGAGGCGAGTCAGCAGGTCGTGGCAATGTCGGCAAATCAATATAGCGGTGTATCAACTCACTTAAATCAATTTTTACCTTTAAATTGACCAAGTTCCAATACTGTCCAGAAATGGTTCGATCAAGCATCATGGTAAGTGGGGCAGGTTGAAAGCTTTGCCAGTATTTAAGCGACTCTTTTGCTTTGGCAATCGCTTGAAAATGGGTTTGGCTGGTGGCAAAGTCATAAGGCGCGTGTTTGGATAAATCAAACAACTGGGTAAAACCATACGGGGTCAAACCAATCTGCAACCAATCTTTATAAAAGTCTGGGGGCAGTGGCGCATCATTGTTTTTTTTGATGCCAATGCTGACCAAATCTTGCTCAAGCGCTGTCACATCACCGCTCAGACAGTGAATGGCAAAGCGTTTGAATAACGCAACTTCGTCATGGCTGTAAGATTTGATGCCACCAAAGTCATAGGCAATGACCGAGCCATCAGGGCGAAACGCAAAGTTACCGGGATGGGGGTCACAATGCAGACGATACAGTTTGAACAATTGACCGGCACTAAAATCAAATAAGCGAGTGGCGATTTTTTGTTTGATGTCATTGTCCCAAGTTGCAGCTACTTCTAGCTTTTCACCCAGTTCTTGTGATAGGGTTAAAATACGTTTGGTCGAATGGCTATGAAAAACTTTGGGGATAATCAGCCCCTCATCCTCACTGTGAAAACTGCCAAAAATTGCCAAATTATGGGCTTCTTTGCTGTAGTCAAGCTCGTCATACAGGCTGTCACGGATTTCTGCAAAGATTTTATCTTGCAAGGTTTTATCCATATTGAGCACGCCAGTTATCTTAAGCGCCAAGCGAACGTGTTTTAAGTCACTATCGATGCTGGTATCAACGTCGGGGTATTGCACTTTGACTACGACCGCTTCACCGGTTGGCAACACCGCTTTATGGACTTGACCGATAGAGGCTGCCGCAAACGGTGATTGCTCAAACTGGGCAAACAACGCCTCAATCGGTTGCCCCAATTCTTTTTCCACCTGCTGTTTGATGACGGCAAACGGCATGGGCGGCGCGTCTTTTTGTAATTTCTCCAGCGCTTTTGAGACTTCAGGGGGGAACACATCTTTATACTGCGAGGCGATTTGACCCACTTTCATCACCGCGCCCTTCATTTCGCCTAAGGTGTCGGCGATTTGCAGCCCTACGGTTTGCAGCATTTCGCTACGGGCTGTGAGTTTATCTTCTTCAGAGCCTGCAAAAGACTTAATAGAATTTTTAGCTGCTTTGCCTGCGATACTGGCAGTCATACCGGCAAGTTTTAAAAAACGTTTTTTTGATGACATAGTGGTTGTCTTATAGCAGAATTTTTTAATTAATTTATCAGTGAAACTATCAGGTAAATTATAAAGTTTTAAGTATTGAGATTAGCAGAAAATGGCTATTTTTGCTATGTACCGTGCTGAAATTTAGCGAATTTTGTGCATAGCTTGGCATAAAAAACTTGGCACAAAAAAAGGCGCTACGATGGCACCTTTTTTATCCAAACCGTTAAAAAATTATTGTAAAAATAAGCGATAGCCTAAGTTATCGGTGAGGTTTTCGCACTCATAGCCAATGTCTTGCAGTTTGGCAAGTAATTGCTCGGCGGTTTGCTCACCCATTTGAATGCCCGCTAAGATACGCCCTTCAGCCGCCCCATGATTGCGATAGTGGAATAAAGAAATATTAAACTGTGAGCCCAATTTTTCAAGGAAGTTGAGCAGCGCGCCAGGACGCTCGGGAAATTCAATGCGAAATAGTTGCTCGTCTTTTAATCCCGCGTGTCCGCCGATTAAATAGCGAATATGGGTCTTGGCGACTTCATCATCGGTCAAATCAATCGCGGCATCATCGGCTTCATTGAGTAACTGGTGGATTGCTTTGCGCTCTTTTTCCCCTTCTTTGAGGGCGATACCGACAAAAATATTGGCAGCGTGATGAGGGTAGTTAGGGTTGGTGTTGATGCGGTAGTTAAATTCGGTGATGTTGCGGCCTTTGAGCGAGCGGCAAAAATCCAAGAAAGCGCCTGTGCGCTCAGGAATGGTCACCCCAAAAATTGCTTCTTTTTTCTCACCAATTTCGGTACGTTCAGCGATATAGCGTAACCGATCAAAATTCATGTTGGCACCACATAAAATTGCCACACAGTTTTTGCCTTGCAGATTATGATCTTCGATGTATTTTTTCATACCCGCGACAGCCAAAGCGCCTGCAGGCTCAACGATGGTGCGGGTTTCATCATACACGTCTTTAATCGCCGCACACACTTCATCATTGCTACAAGTGACCACATCAGGCTCGACCACGGGACCTGAGTTATCGCTTTTTGGCATACGGCAGACGGCAAACGGTATTTCACCCAGCTGCGCCACTGCCACCCCATCGACGAACAACCCCACTTGCGGTAGCCGCTTGCGTTCACCGGTATCAAGCGCGATTTTTAAACAGGCTGCTTCTTCTGGCTCGACGGCTACGACTTTGACATGCGGTGCAACTTCCCCCAAAAACGCCGCGACACCTGAAATTAAGCCACCGCCACCAACGGCAACAAACACATATTCCATTTTACGCCATTGTTGTACTAGCTCCATGGCGATGGTACCTTGACCTGCGATAACCAATTCATCGTCATACGGTGGGATAAAGGTCAAGCCATCGGTTTGGGCGCGTTCAATGGCATAGCGGTTTGATTCATCAAAACTATCGCCATATAGCACCACATTACCGCCCAAGGACTTGACAGCACTGACTTTGATATCGGGGGTGGTGGTCGGCATCACGATAATGTTATTGAGTCCCAAGCGGCTAGCCGAGAAGGCGACGCCTTGCGCGTGATTGCCGGCAGAGGCACAAATCACGCCTTTGGCTTTGTCTACTTCGCTCAACTGGCTAATTCGATTGTAGGCGCCCCGCAGCTTAAAAGAAAACACTGGCTGAAAATCCTCACGTTTAAAACGAATATCGTTGTTAAAGCGTTCACTGAGTTTTTTGGCGGGTTCAAGCGGCGTTTGAATAGCAGCATCATACACGGTCGCTTGAAGGATAAGGCGTACCCAATCTGATAACATAATAATGACCTAAGTTTGAAAAATACGTTTGAAGATTTATTTTTACCCTCTATGTACTTTCATAACTAAAACACAGCAAGTCGTTAGAGAAGTAAAAAATAAGTGATTAGATTAGGACTTTAGGGTTTAGCTTGCAAGTGCTTTTACGGTAAAATAAGTTGGGTAATTGATAGCATTAAGTTTTCTATCTGTTTTTTTGATAAATTCCTAACAAGGCTGGGTCTATGAGTACGATGAATGCAAGCACGCAACAACAACAAAAACAAGCCGTGGCAGCAGACGCGTTAAAATATATCGAATCAGGCATGATTTTGGGCGTGGGGACGGGCAGTACCGTCAACTGCCTCATTGAATTATTGCCAAAAGTTAACCTAAAGGGCGCTGTGGCAAGCTCAAAGGTCACCGAAGATAAGCTCAAAGCGCTCGGTATTGAGGTGATGGATTTAAACTTCACAGGTGAGTTAGATTTGTATATTGATGGTGCCGATGAAGTAAACCAGCACTTACAGCTAGTCAAAGGCGGTGGCGGCGCTTTAACCCGTGAAAAAATTGTTGCCGCCGCATCTAAGCAGTTTATTTGCCTGGTGGATGAAAGCAAATGGGTACAGCAATTAGGCGTTGGCTTTCCACTACCGATTGAAGTATTGCCGCAAGCGCGCTCATATGTAGCGCGCGAGTTAGTACAGCTTGGCGGTGAGCCAGTCTACCGTGAAGGATTTGTCACCGATTATGGCAATTTGATTTTGGATGTTTATGGCTTAGATATCGGCTTGGACATTGAGAAGGTAGCAGCGTTTGAAGCAAAGTTAAACAATATCGTTGGGGTGGTGTGTAATGGGTTAT is a window encoding:
- a CDS encoding YebC/PmpR family DNA-binding transcriptional regulator, which codes for MAGHSKWANIKHRKAKQDAAKGKVFTKIIRELVSAAKQGDPDPASNPRLRAAVEKANSVNMTKDTVKRAIERGAGGGDNDNMQEITYEGYGLGGVAVIVETMTDNLNRTVGEVRHAFSKNGGNLGTSGSVAYMFSKRGEITFDDVSLEDTIMEVALEAGATDIENNGDSITVVTEPENFGEVMDALEKAGLKSDNAEVTMSPSTMADVTDVEDAKKIMKMIDMLEDLDDVQEVYTNVNFTDDVMEQLDD
- a CDS encoding ABC1 kinase family protein; the protein is MSSKKRFLKLAGMTASIAGKAAKNSIKSFAGSEEDKLTARSEMLQTVGLQIADTLGEMKGAVMKVGQIASQYKDVFPPEVSKALEKLQKDAPPMPFAVIKQQVEKELGQPIEALFAQFEQSPFAAASIGQVHKAVLPTGEAVVVKVQYPDVDTSIDSDLKHVRLALKITGVLNMDKTLQDKIFAEIRDSLYDELDYSKEAHNLAIFGSFHSEDEGLIIPKVFHSHSTKRILTLSQELGEKLEVAATWDNDIKQKIATRLFDFSAGQLFKLYRLHCDPHPGNFAFRPDGSVIAYDFGGIKSYSHDEVALFKRFAIHCLSGDVTALEQDLVSIGIKKNNDAPLPPDFYKDWLQIGLTPYGFTQLFDLSKHAPYDFATSQTHFQAIAKAKESLKYWQSFQPAPLTMMLDRTISGQYWNLVNLKVKIDLSELIHRYIDLPTLPRPADSPRP
- the ilvA gene encoding threonine ammonia-lyase, biosynthetic, with amino-acid sequence MLSDWVRLILQATVYDAAIQTPLEPAKKLSERFNNDIRFKREDFQPVFSFKLRGAYNRISQLSEVDKAKGVICASAGNHAQGVAFSASRLGLNNIIVMPTTTPDIKVSAVKSLGGNVVLYGDSFDESNRYAIERAQTDGLTFIPPYDDELVIAGQGTIAMELVQQWRKMEYVFVAVGGGGLISGVAAFLGEVAPHVKVVAVEPEEAACLKIALDTGERKRLPQVGLFVDGVAVAQLGEIPFAVCRMPKSDNSGPVVEPDVVTCSNDEVCAAIKDVYDETRTIVEPAGALAVAGMKKYIEDHNLQGKNCVAILCGANMNFDRLRYIAERTEIGEKKEAIFGVTIPERTGAFLDFCRSLKGRNITEFNYRINTNPNYPHHAANIFVGIALKEGEKERKAIHQLLNEADDAAIDLTDDEVAKTHIRYLIGGHAGLKDEQLFRIEFPERPGALLNFLEKLGSQFNISLFHYRNHGAAEGRILAGIQMGEQTAEQLLAKLQDIGYECENLTDNLGYRLFLQ
- the rpiA gene encoding ribose-5-phosphate isomerase RpiA translates to MSTMNASTQQQQKQAVAADALKYIESGMILGVGTGSTVNCLIELLPKVNLKGAVASSKVTEDKLKALGIEVMDLNFTGELDLYIDGADEVNQHLQLVKGGGGALTREKIVAAASKQFICLVDESKWVQQLGVGFPLPIEVLPQARSYVARELVQLGGEPVYREGFVTDYGNLILDVYGLDIGLDIEKVAAFEAKLNNIVGVVCNGLFSAQRADILLMATADGVKKLTAK